From Micromonospora sp. NBC_01699, a single genomic window includes:
- a CDS encoding macrolide family glycosyltransferase, translating to MSRRRAHVAMVGIPAISHVLPSIEVIRELVARGHRVTYANDPAVADLVSATGAEFVRCDSTLPVADHDWPDDPIAAMGVFLDDSIQALPQLRSRYDDDPADLYLYDIGSFAARALAEAHSRPVVQLSPTYVAWDGYEEEVGVHLRALPGADEFWARFAVWLAGSGATTTDVDAFSGRPDRALALIPRAMQPYADRVDPDAVTFVGPCFGKRTHQGAWTRPADAGKVLLVSLGSAYTRQPEFYRQCLAAYGDLPGWHVVLQVGKHTDPAELGAIPGNVEVHPWVSQLAILEQADAFVTHAGMGGSSEGLFTGTPMIAVPQAVDQFTNADRLVELGVARRIDTADATADALRSTLLALTGDEDVAERCATLRADARAEGGTDRAADLIEDLLG from the coding sequence ATGTCACGTCGTCGTGCCCATGTCGCGATGGTCGGCATCCCCGCCATCAGCCACGTCCTGCCCAGCATCGAGGTCATCCGTGAACTGGTCGCCCGCGGCCACCGGGTGACGTACGCCAACGACCCGGCCGTAGCGGACCTGGTCAGCGCCACCGGCGCCGAGTTCGTCCGCTGCGACTCCACCCTCCCGGTCGCCGACCACGACTGGCCCGACGACCCGATCGCCGCGATGGGGGTCTTCCTCGACGACTCCATCCAGGCACTGCCGCAGCTGCGTTCCCGCTACGACGACGACCCGGCCGACCTGTACCTGTACGACATCGGCTCGTTCGCCGCCCGCGCCCTCGCCGAGGCGCATTCGCGCCCCGTCGTGCAGCTCTCCCCGACCTATGTGGCCTGGGACGGCTACGAGGAAGAGGTCGGCGTGCACCTGCGGGCGCTGCCGGGCGCCGACGAGTTCTGGGCGAGGTTCGCCGTCTGGCTCGCTGGCAGCGGCGCCACCACCACCGACGTCGACGCGTTCAGTGGCCGGCCGGACCGGGCGCTGGCCCTGATCCCCCGAGCCATGCAGCCGTACGCCGACCGGGTCGACCCCGACGCGGTCACGTTCGTCGGCCCCTGCTTCGGAAAGCGCACCCACCAGGGCGCCTGGACCCGGCCGGCCGACGCCGGGAAGGTGCTGCTGGTCTCGCTCGGGTCGGCGTACACCCGGCAACCGGAGTTCTACCGGCAGTGCCTGGCCGCGTACGGCGACCTGCCCGGCTGGCACGTCGTACTCCAGGTCGGGAAACACACCGACCCGGCCGAACTCGGCGCCATCCCCGGCAACGTCGAGGTGCACCCGTGGGTATCGCAGCTGGCGATCCTCGAACAGGCCGACGCGTTCGTCACCCACGCCGGTATGGGCGGCAGCAGCGAGGGGCTGTTCACCGGCACCCCGATGATCGCCGTGCCACAGGCCGTCGACCAGTTCACCAACGCCGACCGGCTGGTCGAACTCGGCGTCGCCCGGCGGATCGACACCGCCGACGCCACCGCCGACGCCCTGCGCAGCACCCTGCTCGCCCTCACCGGCGACGAGGACGTCGCCGAGCGCTGCGCCACCCTGCGTGCCGATGCCAGGGCCGAGGGCGGCACCGACCGGGCCGCCGACCTCATCGAGGACCTGCTCGGCTGA
- a CDS encoding RNA polymerase-binding protein RbpA: protein MGERMLRGSRLGAVSYESDRNTELAPRQTREYLCAKGHQFEVPFAVDAEVPITWECKFDGSVARLVDGTEPEQKKAKPPRTHWDMLLERRSIAELEDILAERLEEVRTRRGRV from the coding sequence ATGGGCGAGCGCATGCTGCGCGGAAGCCGTCTGGGAGCAGTCAGCTACGAGTCCGACCGGAACACGGAGCTCGCGCCGCGCCAGACCCGCGAGTACCTCTGCGCCAAGGGTCACCAGTTCGAGGTGCCCTTCGCCGTCGACGCCGAGGTTCCGATCACCTGGGAGTGCAAGTTCGACGGCAGCGTCGCCCGACTGGTGGATGGCACCGAGCCCGAGCAGAAGAAGGCGAAGCCGCCGCGTACCCACTGGGACATGCTGCTGGAGCGCCGTTCGATCGCCGAACTTGAGGACATCCTCGCCGAACGACTCGAAGAGGTACGGACCCGACGCGGTCGCGTCTGA
- a CDS encoding FxsA family protein: MRRGLRLVPLALLLAVVIEIVVFVLVGHAIGFGWTILLVLAASVLGLLLLRREGMRAWRGFRSAAEAGAPPGRQVVDGLVGLGAGLLLAVPGLVSGVVGLLLVVPPVRRLAARGVRVATERRVSAMVAGDLFGPRRVRVRRGAPQPPTPPAADSRPPPATGPAIEGEIVDHRPN, translated from the coding sequence ATGCGCCGAGGGCTGAGACTGGTGCCGTTGGCACTTCTGCTCGCCGTGGTCATCGAGATCGTGGTTTTCGTCCTGGTCGGCCACGCGATCGGGTTCGGGTGGACGATCCTGCTCGTGCTCGCCGCGTCGGTCCTGGGTCTGCTGCTGCTGCGCCGCGAGGGCATGCGGGCGTGGCGTGGGTTCCGCAGCGCCGCCGAGGCCGGCGCTCCGCCGGGCAGGCAGGTCGTCGACGGGCTCGTCGGGCTCGGCGCGGGTCTGCTGTTGGCCGTACCGGGGCTGGTCAGCGGGGTCGTCGGCCTGCTGCTCGTGGTTCCGCCGGTGCGCCGGCTCGCCGCCCGTGGGGTGCGGGTGGCGACGGAGCGGCGGGTGTCGGCGATGGTCGCCGGTGACCTGTTCGGGCCGCGCCGGGTCCGGGTGCGCCGCGGGGCGCCGCAACCGCCGACCCCACCCGCCGCCGACAGTCGACCGCCGCCGGCCACCGGGCCGGCGATCGAGGGCGAGATCGTCGACCACCGACCGAACTGA
- a CDS encoding polyprenol monophosphomannose synthase translates to MPGYPGVGRVLVVIPTYNEADNVVVITERLRQSVPTVEILIADDNSPDGTGAVADRLAAADEFVHVLHRSGKQGLGAAYVAGFGWAREHGYDAVAEMDADGSHAPEELPRLLDAARDADVVIGSRWTSGGAVVNWPWHRQVLSRGGNLYTRLALGMPVSDATGGFRIYRVPALDKMDFESVASQGYSFQVELSWRAHQAGLRTVEVPITFAERKHGASKMSPLIIAEALWRVTLWCLQERRVGLGRRRARFGDSTSRWP, encoded by the coding sequence ATGCCGGGTTATCCGGGCGTGGGGCGGGTCCTGGTCGTCATTCCCACCTACAACGAGGCGGACAACGTCGTCGTCATCACCGAGCGGCTGCGGCAGTCGGTGCCGACGGTGGAGATCCTGATCGCCGACGACAACAGTCCCGACGGGACCGGGGCGGTCGCCGACCGGCTCGCCGCCGCGGACGAGTTCGTCCACGTGCTGCACCGGTCCGGCAAGCAGGGCCTGGGGGCGGCGTACGTGGCCGGGTTCGGCTGGGCGCGCGAGCACGGGTACGACGCGGTCGCGGAGATGGACGCGGACGGGTCGCACGCCCCGGAGGAACTGCCCCGGTTGCTTGACGCGGCCCGTGACGCCGACGTCGTCATCGGTTCCCGGTGGACCTCCGGCGGTGCGGTGGTCAACTGGCCGTGGCACCGGCAGGTGCTCTCCCGTGGCGGGAACCTGTACACCCGGTTGGCGCTGGGTATGCCGGTTTCCGACGCCACCGGTGGGTTCCGGATCTACCGGGTGCCGGCGTTGGACAAGATGGACTTCGAGTCGGTCGCCTCGCAGGGGTACTCGTTCCAGGTGGAACTGTCCTGGCGGGCGCATCAGGCCGGTTTGCGGACCGTGGAGGTGCCGATCACCTTCGCCGAGCGGAAACACGGGGCCAGCAAGATGAGTCCGCTGATCATCGCCGAGGCGTTGTGGCGGGTGACCCTGTGGTGTCTGCAAGAGCGCCGGGTCGGGTTGGGGCGGCGTCGGGCCCGGTTCGGCGACAGCACGTCGCGGTGGCCGTAG
- the lnt gene encoding apolipoprotein N-acyltransferase, which translates to MVDTRVGAGRDPDPVRPRPLPLWVAVLAALAGGGALLAAFPPYGLWWLAPVGVALLAAATHRRRLRAGAGLGALTGLALFVPMLSWTNLHTGDLPWLLLSGLQAGYLALLGLATALVSPVVDRWRWSWPVVTGLLWVAQEALRDRTPFGGFPWGRLAFSQADAPLVRWAAVGGAPLVTFGTALVGGFLVAAAWWAVTGRRPTGTAGGRGGWAPYAALGAAGAVVLVGFLVPLGGGSGAGSATVAIVQGNVPRLGLDFNAQRRAVLENHANATIDLAARVAAGTAQQPDLVVWPENASDVDPLRDSTAAAEITAAADAIRAPILVGAVLLGPGPGQVRNTGLLWLPGTGPDLDQMYFKRHPVPFAEYIPLRSIARKVSSQVDRVRSDFVAGTRPGVVTAGGLTLGDVICFEVAYDEVVRDTVTGGAQLLVVQTNNATFNEAEALQQMAMVRLRAVEHGREALMASTVGVSGFVGADGRVTGATGFNTPAVVVREVHLGDARTVATRVGFWPEVVLVGLAVAALVAAVVVRRRRVVPVDGPSVAGGELDPAAAADAEDR; encoded by the coding sequence ATGGTGGACACGCGGGTCGGTGCGGGTCGGGACCCGGACCCGGTGCGGCCCCGGCCGCTGCCGCTGTGGGTAGCGGTGCTGGCGGCGCTGGCCGGCGGCGGTGCCCTGCTGGCCGCCTTCCCGCCGTACGGGCTGTGGTGGTTGGCGCCGGTCGGGGTGGCGTTGCTCGCGGCCGCGACCCACCGCCGCCGGTTGCGGGCCGGCGCGGGGCTGGGGGCGTTGACCGGCCTGGCCCTGTTCGTGCCGATGCTGAGTTGGACGAACCTGCACACCGGTGACCTGCCGTGGCTGCTGCTGTCCGGTTTGCAGGCCGGCTACCTGGCCCTGCTGGGCCTGGCGACGGCCCTGGTCAGCCCGGTCGTCGACCGGTGGCGCTGGTCGTGGCCGGTGGTGACCGGGCTGCTGTGGGTGGCGCAGGAGGCGCTGCGCGACCGGACCCCGTTCGGCGGGTTCCCGTGGGGGCGGTTGGCGTTCAGCCAGGCCGATGCGCCGCTGGTGCGGTGGGCGGCGGTCGGTGGGGCGCCGCTGGTGACGTTCGGGACGGCGCTCGTCGGCGGGTTCCTGGTCGCGGCCGCCTGGTGGGCGGTCACCGGGCGGCGGCCCACGGGAACGGCCGGGGGCCGGGGCGGCTGGGCGCCGTACGCGGCGCTCGGGGCGGCGGGTGCGGTGGTGCTGGTCGGGTTCCTGGTGCCGCTCGGGGGCGGCTCCGGTGCCGGTAGCGCCACCGTGGCGATCGTGCAGGGCAACGTGCCCCGGCTCGGGTTGGACTTCAACGCCCAGCGGCGGGCGGTGCTGGAGAACCACGCGAACGCCACCATCGACCTGGCCGCCCGGGTCGCCGCCGGGACGGCGCAGCAACCGGACCTGGTGGTGTGGCCGGAGAACGCCAGCGACGTCGACCCGCTGCGGGACAGCACGGCGGCGGCCGAGATCACCGCCGCGGCGGATGCGATCCGGGCACCGATCCTGGTCGGCGCGGTGCTCCTCGGTCCCGGCCCCGGGCAGGTCCGCAACACGGGGCTGCTGTGGCTGCCGGGGACCGGCCCGGATCTGGACCAGATGTACTTCAAGCGGCATCCGGTGCCGTTCGCGGAGTACATCCCGTTGCGCAGCATCGCCCGGAAGGTCAGCTCGCAGGTCGACCGGGTCCGGTCCGACTTCGTCGCCGGCACCCGCCCCGGGGTCGTCACCGCCGGCGGGCTCACCCTCGGCGACGTGATCTGTTTCGAGGTCGCCTACGACGAGGTGGTCCGGGACACCGTCACCGGTGGGGCGCAGCTGCTGGTGGTGCAGACGAACAACGCGACGTTCAACGAGGCCGAGGCCCTCCAGCAGATGGCGATGGTGCGGTTACGGGCGGTCGAGCACGGTCGTGAGGCACTCATGGCCTCCACGGTCGGGGTGTCCGGGTTCGTCGGGGCCGATGGGCGGGTAACCGGTGCAACCGGGTTCAACACCCCAGCGGTGGTGGTCCGGGAAGTGCACCTCGGGGACGCCCGTACGGTCGCCACCCGGGTCGGTTTCTGGCCCGAGGTGGTGCTGGTGGGGTTGGCCGTCGCGGCGCTCGTGGCGGCCGTGGTGGTTCGCCGCCGCCGGGTGGTCCCCGTAGACGGTCCGTCGGTGGCGGGGGGTGAACTCGACCCCGCGGCCGCGGCAGATGCGGAGGATCGGTGA
- a CDS encoding glutamate mutase L, which yields MSGYAVCADVGSTFTKVAVVQLATGALVGAAARPTTVASDVLHGLDAAVAAATVDVPAAAGAPWYVCSSAGGGLRLAVVGYEELVTARAGQQVGLSAGARVVHVGAGRLDRAGLAGLRAARPDVVLLVGGTDGGDGEVLVHNATRLAAARWRVPVVVAGNVEVRSEVVGVLAGRGVPVTVADNVLPRIGVLAPLSARAAIRDVFLRHVIGGKRLSRGTRFARLVRAATPEAVLTGVEVLADQLPGDLVVVDVGGATTDVYSVLTPDERASGPARAAAGMLWRARTVEGDLGMRWSAPGVVVAARAERMLAPGELEVLTVAAAERAANPGFLAVDPDAWVVDWRIAGLAATVALRRHARGAAVGDGAGRDLRDVRLVIGSGGVLRHAGPREAVAVLDAVLTDHGGGWALPRSATPVVDDQYVLAAAGLLAAEHPDTAVGLLRRHLLGER from the coding sequence GTGAGCGGGTACGCGGTCTGCGCCGATGTCGGGTCGACGTTCACGAAGGTCGCGGTGGTGCAGTTGGCCACCGGTGCCCTGGTGGGGGCGGCGGCGCGGCCGACGACGGTCGCCTCGGACGTGCTGCACGGCCTGGACGCGGCGGTGGCGGCGGCGACGGTGGACGTGCCGGCCGCAGCCGGTGCGCCGTGGTACGTGTGTTCGTCGGCCGGTGGCGGGTTGCGTCTGGCGGTCGTCGGTTACGAGGAGTTGGTGACGGCGCGGGCCGGGCAGCAGGTGGGGTTGTCGGCCGGGGCGCGGGTGGTGCACGTCGGCGCGGGCCGGCTGGACCGGGCGGGGCTCGCCGGGTTGCGGGCGGCGCGGCCGGACGTGGTGCTGCTGGTCGGCGGCACCGACGGCGGTGACGGCGAGGTGCTGGTGCACAACGCGACCCGGTTGGCGGCGGCCCGGTGGCGGGTGCCGGTGGTGGTGGCCGGCAACGTGGAGGTCCGGTCGGAGGTCGTCGGGGTGTTGGCCGGTCGGGGGGTGCCGGTGACGGTGGCCGACAACGTGTTGCCGCGGATCGGGGTGTTGGCGCCGTTGTCGGCGCGGGCGGCGATCCGGGACGTGTTCCTGCGGCATGTGATCGGCGGGAAGCGGTTGTCGCGTGGTACGCGGTTCGCCCGGCTGGTCCGGGCGGCGACCCCGGAGGCGGTGCTGACCGGGGTGGAGGTGCTCGCCGACCAGCTTCCCGGTGACCTGGTGGTCGTCGACGTCGGTGGTGCGACCACGGACGTGTATTCGGTGCTGACGCCGGACGAGCGGGCGTCGGGGCCGGCGCGGGCGGCGGCGGGGATGTTGTGGCGGGCCCGGACGGTCGAGGGGGACCTCGGTATGCGGTGGAGCGCCCCGGGGGTGGTGGTGGCGGCGCGGGCGGAGCGGATGCTGGCTCCGGGTGAGCTGGAGGTGTTGACCGTCGCGGCGGCGGAGCGGGCCGCGAATCCGGGGTTTCTGGCCGTTGATCCGGATGCCTGGGTGGTGGATTGGCGGATCGCCGGGTTGGCGGCGACGGTCGCGTTGCGGCGGCACGCGCGGGGCGCGGCGGTCGGCGACGGTGCGGGCCGGGATCTGCGCGACGTCCGGTTGGTGATTGGTTCGGGGGGTGTCCTTCGCCACGCCGGTCCCCGGGAGGCGGTGGCGGTGCTCGATGCGGTGTTGACCGACCACGGCGGTGGTTGGGCGTTGCCGAGGTCGGCGACACCGGTCGTCGATGATCAGTATGTGCTGGCCGCCGCGGGGTTGCTGGCCGCGGAACATCCGGACACGGCGGTCGGGTTGCTGCGGCGGCATTTGCTCGGTGAGCGCTGA
- a CDS encoding hotdog domain-containing protein, whose product MSDERVGLTVVHRRYVSYGHAHYAGALVDGAYALGLFGDVATEVCIRTDGDEGLFASYSQVQFRAPMRAGDVLEVVATVTRVGTRSREIDFECRVVCRGRPELGESAAAVLDPPVVAVTATGTVVVPAPPPGGAPGAVARLL is encoded by the coding sequence GTGAGCGACGAGCGGGTCGGGTTGACGGTGGTCCACCGGCGGTATGTGTCGTACGGGCACGCGCACTATGCCGGGGCGCTGGTCGACGGGGCGTACGCGTTGGGGTTGTTCGGGGATGTGGCGACGGAGGTGTGTATCCGTACCGACGGGGACGAGGGGTTGTTCGCGTCGTACTCGCAGGTGCAGTTCCGGGCGCCGATGCGGGCCGGTGACGTGCTGGAGGTGGTGGCGACGGTGACCCGGGTCGGCACCCGCAGCCGGGAGATCGACTTCGAGTGTCGGGTGGTGTGTCGGGGGCGGCCGGAGTTGGGGGAGTCGGCGGCGGCGGTGCTGGATCCGCCGGTGGTGGCGGTGACGGCGACCGGGACGGTGGTGGTGCCGGCGCCGCCTCCGGGTGGGGCGCCGGGCGCGGTGGCGCGGTTGCTGTGA
- a CDS encoding OAM dimerization domain-containing protein yields MTGPVVRPYGDTTGDGMVQVSFTLPIAHDKRAEGAALQLAGKMGLEPAMLVHAKQMGDGFTFFVVYGRVNHLVDLDSVRVVERDFPLLSAKEVNALVKSRLRRKLSVVGACIGSDAHTVGIDAILNVKGVAGEKGLEYYRELKVTNLGAQVSVPELVEAARVEKADAVLVSQVVTQRDAHLHNTREMSAAFREAMPAGRRPLLIVGGPRFDEMMTGELGVDRIFGRGTTPREVASYLVHELVVNREVRVGAVKGARR; encoded by the coding sequence GTGACCGGGCCGGTGGTGCGGCCGTACGGGGACACGACCGGTGACGGCATGGTGCAGGTGTCGTTCACGTTGCCGATCGCGCACGACAAGCGGGCCGAGGGTGCGGCGTTGCAGTTGGCCGGGAAGATGGGCCTGGAGCCGGCGATGCTGGTGCACGCGAAGCAGATGGGTGACGGGTTCACCTTCTTCGTCGTCTACGGGCGGGTGAATCACCTGGTCGACCTCGATTCCGTACGGGTGGTGGAGCGGGACTTCCCGTTGCTGTCGGCGAAGGAGGTCAACGCGTTGGTGAAGTCCCGGCTGCGGCGCAAGTTGTCGGTGGTGGGGGCGTGTATCGGTTCGGACGCGCACACGGTCGGGATCGACGCGATCCTCAACGTCAAGGGGGTCGCGGGTGAGAAGGGTTTGGAATATTACCGGGAGTTGAAGGTGACGAACCTGGGCGCGCAGGTGAGTGTGCCGGAGCTGGTCGAGGCGGCCCGGGTGGAGAAGGCCGACGCGGTGCTGGTGTCGCAGGTGGTGACGCAGCGCGACGCGCACCTGCACAACACCAGGGAGATGTCGGCGGCGTTCCGGGAGGCGATGCCGGCGGGGCGGCGGCCGTTGCTGATCGTCGGTGGGCCCAGGTTCGACGAGATGATGACCGGTGAGTTGGGGGTGGATCGGATCTTCGGTCGGGGTACGACACCGCGTGAGGTGGCCAGTTACCTGGTGCACGAGTTGGTGGTCAACCGGGAGGTCCGGGTCGGTGCGGTGAAGGGGGCGCGGCGGTGA
- a CDS encoding lysine 5,6-aminomutase subunit alpha, which yields MTDKLALDAAVVARARELARRAGQPVVDLARGHTTVSVERAVLRLAGVTGADPDGIPWVNRLVDAVVAEVGLGHGVALPVFDALAREGLAGGEVGAGLTLLAQKAAAGSVGFVVPSGKAATVARSAARRAVGAGLRLVDRRRVERERLVRRYGDPVRRPWIYLIVATGDIYEDIPQAQAAARAGADVIAVIRSTGQSLLDYVPEGATREGFAGTYATQENFRLMRAALDESSRELGRYVRLTNYASGLCMPEMAALAGLERLDMMLNDSMYGILFRDINPIRTFVDQRFSRQVHARAGIIINTGEDNYLTTADAVDEAHTVTVSQLLNEFFAHEAGLADWQLGLGHAFEINPDVPESFRLELAHALLARELFPEAPLKWMPPTKHMTGDVFRGNLLDGFFNLAGAMTGQGILLVGMMTEAVVTPWLSDRDIALQNVRYVLNAAGGLHEDFVPASGGFIQRRAARVLDDAVGLLSRIADDTLLNAIAEGTFGIMKRPADRGKGRNGVAVHADGYYNPATELLERDQAAAAARGAAVAA from the coding sequence GTGACGGACAAGCTCGCGTTGGACGCGGCGGTGGTGGCCCGGGCGCGGGAGTTGGCGCGCCGGGCCGGGCAGCCGGTGGTGGATCTGGCCCGTGGTCATACGACGGTGTCGGTGGAGCGGGCCGTGTTGCGGCTGGCCGGGGTGACGGGGGCGGATCCGGATGGGATTCCGTGGGTGAACCGGTTGGTCGACGCCGTGGTGGCCGAGGTCGGGTTGGGTCACGGGGTGGCGTTGCCGGTGTTCGACGCGTTGGCGCGGGAGGGTCTGGCCGGTGGTGAGGTCGGTGCCGGTCTGACGTTGTTGGCGCAGAAGGCGGCGGCCGGGTCGGTGGGTTTCGTGGTGCCGTCGGGGAAGGCGGCGACGGTGGCCAGGTCGGCGGCGCGGCGGGCGGTGGGTGCGGGGTTGCGGTTGGTCGACCGGCGGCGGGTCGAGCGGGAGCGGCTGGTGCGGCGGTACGGGGATCCGGTGCGGCGGCCGTGGATCTATCTGATCGTGGCGACGGGGGATATCTACGAGGACATTCCGCAGGCGCAGGCGGCGGCGCGGGCGGGTGCGGATGTGATCGCGGTGATCCGGTCGACGGGTCAGTCCCTGTTGGACTACGTGCCGGAGGGGGCGACCCGGGAGGGTTTCGCGGGGACGTACGCGACGCAGGAGAATTTCCGGCTGATGCGGGCGGCGTTGGACGAGTCGTCGCGGGAGTTGGGCCGGTACGTGCGGTTGACGAATTACGCGTCCGGGTTGTGTATGCCGGAGATGGCGGCGTTGGCCGGCCTGGAGCGGCTGGACATGATGTTGAACGATTCGATGTACGGGATTCTGTTCCGGGACATCAACCCGATCCGTACGTTCGTCGACCAGCGGTTTTCCCGGCAGGTCCACGCGCGGGCGGGGATCATCATCAACACCGGTGAGGACAACTACCTGACCACGGCGGACGCGGTGGACGAGGCGCACACGGTGACGGTGTCGCAGTTGCTCAACGAGTTCTTCGCGCATGAGGCGGGGTTGGCGGACTGGCAGTTGGGGTTGGGGCACGCGTTCGAGATCAATCCGGATGTGCCGGAGTCGTTCCGGTTGGAGTTGGCGCACGCGTTGCTGGCCCGGGAGTTGTTCCCGGAGGCGCCGTTGAAGTGGATGCCGCCGACGAAGCACATGACCGGGGACGTGTTCCGGGGGAACCTGTTGGACGGGTTCTTCAACCTGGCGGGGGCGATGACCGGGCAGGGGATCCTGCTGGTCGGGATGATGACCGAGGCGGTGGTGACGCCGTGGTTGTCCGACCGGGACATCGCCCTGCAAAACGTCAGGTACGTGCTGAACGCCGCCGGTGGGTTGCACGAGGATTTCGTGCCGGCGTCGGGTGGGTTCATCCAGCGGCGGGCGGCGCGGGTGTTGGACGATGCGGTGGGGTTGTTGTCCCGGATCGCCGACGACACGTTGTTGAACGCGATCGCCGAGGGCACGTTCGGGATCATGAAGCGGCCGGCGGACCGGGGCAAGGGCCGCAACGGGGTGGCGGTGCACGCGGACGGCTACTACAACCCGGCGACGGAGTTGCTGGAACGGGACCAGGCCGCGGCGGCCGCCCGGGGTGCGGCGGTGGCGGCGTGA
- a CDS encoding amidohydrolase, which produces MTSPSTLYRGGHLYCPGDPRATALLIRDDRIAWIGADADAPVADRVVDLAGALVTPAFVDAHVHATDTGLALSGLDLSSAGSAAAVLAAVAGFAASLPVDAVVLGHGWDESSWSDQLPPSAVELDRAAGGRPVYLSQASIHSALCSSALLAAAPEVVAAPGYDGSGWLRRDAHHVVRALAFGSVTRAQRAAAQRVALARAASLGIAAVHECGGPDISDEVDFTGVLALSGDGCPEVFGYWGELSGAARARELGAVGAGGDLFADGALGSRTAHLSSAYSDGDGGGCGHGYVSAEQVRDHLLDCAAHRMQGGFHAIGDAAISTVLDGFALAARSLGVDRLRAARHRVEHAEIMSKRLIAGFVEYGIVASMQPAFDRLWGGEDRMYAQRLGVARSLESNPMGAMHGVGVTLAFGSDSPVTPLDPWGSVRAAMAHFNPAQRMSGRAAFAAHTRGGWRAVFRDDEGVLAPGAPATFAVWSAPAGVDRGLPVLVAEEAELRGPADPTPLPVCRRTVLRGQVIYEALD; this is translated from the coding sequence ATGACTTCCCCCTCGACTCTGTACCGCGGCGGCCACCTCTACTGCCCCGGTGACCCTCGGGCGACCGCGTTGTTGATCCGGGACGATCGGATCGCCTGGATCGGTGCCGACGCGGACGCGCCGGTTGCCGACCGGGTGGTGGATCTGGCGGGTGCGTTGGTGACGCCGGCGTTCGTGGACGCGCACGTGCACGCGACGGATACCGGTCTGGCGTTGTCCGGGTTGGATCTGTCGTCGGCGGGGTCGGCGGCGGCGGTGCTGGCGGCGGTGGCCGGGTTCGCGGCGTCGTTGCCGGTGGACGCGGTGGTGTTGGGGCATGGCTGGGACGAGTCGAGTTGGTCGGACCAGTTGCCGCCGTCGGCGGTGGAGTTGGACCGGGCGGCAGGTGGGCGGCCGGTGTATCTGTCGCAGGCGTCGATTCATTCGGCGTTGTGTTCGTCGGCGTTGTTGGCGGCGGCCCCCGAGGTGGTTGCGGCGCCGGGGTACGACGGGTCGGGGTGGTTGCGGCGGGACGCGCACCACGTGGTGCGGGCGCTGGCGTTCGGGTCGGTGACCCGGGCGCAGCGGGCGGCGGCGCAGCGGGTGGCGTTGGCGCGGGCGGCGTCGTTGGGGATCGCGGCGGTGCACGAGTGTGGTGGTCCGGATATTTCCGACGAGGTGGATTTCACCGGGGTGTTGGCGTTGTCCGGGGACGGCTGCCCGGAGGTGTTCGGTTACTGGGGTGAGTTGTCGGGGGCGGCGCGGGCGCGGGAGTTGGGCGCGGTGGGTGCGGGTGGGGATCTGTTCGCCGACGGGGCGTTGGGTTCGCGTACGGCGCATCTGTCGTCGGCGTACTCCGATGGTGACGGCGGTGGGTGCGGGCACGGGTACGTGTCGGCGGAGCAGGTCCGGGACCACCTGTTGGATTGTGCGGCGCATCGGATGCAGGGCGGGTTCCACGCGATCGGGGATGCGGCGATCTCGACGGTGTTGGACGGGTTCGCGTTGGCGGCCCGGTCGTTGGGGGTGGATCGGTTGCGGGCGGCCCGGCACCGGGTGGAGCACGCGGAGATCATGAGTAAGCGGTTGATAGCGGGTTTTGTCGAGTACGGGATCGTGGCGAGCATGCAGCCGGCGTTCGACCGGTTGTGGGGTGGCGAGGATCGGATGTACGCGCAGCGGTTGGGGGTGGCGCGCTCGTTGGAGTCGAATCCGATGGGTGCCATGCACGGGGTGGGTGTGACGTTGGCGTTCGGGTCGGATTCGCCGGTGACGCCGTTGGATCCGTGGGGTTCGGTGCGGGCGGCGATGGCGCATTTCAATCCGGCGCAGCGGATGAGTGGGCGGGCGGCGTTCGCGGCGCACACCCGGGGTGGGTGGCGGGCGGTGTTCCGGGACGACGAGGGGGTGTTGGCGCCGGGTGCGCCGGCGACGTTCGCGGTGTGGTCGGCGCCGGCGGGGGTCGACCGGGGGTTGCCGGTGTTGGTGGCCGAGGAGGCGGAGTTGCGGGGGCCGGCGGATCCGACGCCGTTGCCGGTGTGTCGGCGTACGGTGCTGCGCGGTCAGGTGATCTACGAGGCGCTCGACTGA